DNA from Petropleomorpha daqingensis:
GCCGCGCTGCTGCTGATGATCGTGATCGCGGCGTTCTCCCTGTCGGGGATCACGTTCATCAAGATGATCGGCGTCGCGATGCTGATCGCGGTGCTGATCGACGCCACCGTCGTCCGGAGCCTGCTGGTGCCGGCCACGATGCGGCTGCTCGGCCGGGCCAACTGGTACGCCCCCGGTCCGCTGCGCCGGTTCTACGCCCGCTACGGCATCCGCGAGAGCGACGCCCCCGCCACCCCCGCGGAACACCCCGCCCTCGTGTAACCCCTTGCGCTTTATCGCGATAAAGCACGCGTGCTTTATCGCGATAAAGCGCGTCAGGCGGGGGTGGGAGCCGCCTCGGGGGCGATCCGCTGCAGCACCCGGCGGGAGGGCAGTGCGGACGGCGGCAGGCGGCGACCGCAGCTCACGCAGAAGCGGCTGCGGGAGCGGCCGGCGGGTTGTTCCGAAGCATGGCAGTGCGAGCACGACATCCCGGGCCTCCTCAGGTCCGATACCCCGGAACGGGGTGCGGGGACCGTGGCAGACCGGCAGCCCGAAAACTCGCAACGACGCCGGGGCGTTACCGGAGCGAGACGTCGCGGCTGTCGCGGAGGGCCGCGCGGTGCCAGGCTCGTCGGCATGACCGGGCGCCGGCTGGCCGGGGTCGCGATCGCCGTGCTGGTCCTGGCGACGCTGACCGGCTGCCCCGCGACCGAGCACCGCGCCGAGCCGACCCCCACGCCGTCGCGCGCGTCGGCCAGCGCCTCCGGGGAGGAACCCCGCCCGGCGCTGGCCACCCGCGCGAGCACCGACCGGCCGGCCTACGGCGGGCCGCCGGCCGGGGCGCCCCCCAGCCTCGGACCGCTCACCCTCCTGCACGCCACGGTCGACCTCACACCGGCCACGCCGACCGTCTTCTCCGTGCCGGCCGCGGCCGCCGCCACGCCCGACGGGCGGGTGCTGGTCGCGCTGCGGCCGGTCGACAGCTCCCCGCCGCGGCTGGCGACCGTCTCCCCCGACGGCGCGGTCACCGGCGCGGTCGACCTGCCGCCGTTCACCGATCTCGCCGACCTGCACGTGCTGCCGGACGGGCGAGCGGTCGTCGTCGGCGCGCTCGGCCCGGTGGACGACGCCGCCGGCGGCTACGGCCTCGCGGTCGTCGACCCGGCGACGGGCCAGGCGCGGACGACCGTCGCCGTCCGCTTCGACCGGACCGTGGTCATCCCCTACGGCCGCTCCGCGGTGTCGGCCGACGGCTCCCGCGCCTACCTGTTCGTCACCTCGATCGGCCGGCGCCAGGAGTTCCCCGAGCAGCTGGTCGCGATCGACCTGGACACCGGGCAGGTCGTCGGCCGCCGCGCGGTCACCGACGACATCGCCCGGGTCTCGGTGTTCCCGGCGAAGTTCGAGGCGGCCGGGCTGGAGTCGCGCCCGGGCGGCGGGGCGAGCCTGCTGCTGGACGCCTCACCGGTCGCCGCCCGGCTCGAGCGGCTCCCGACGCTGCTGCCGTTCGACGCCGACCTGAACCCCGCCGGCGACCCGGTGCGGCTCACCGACCTGGCCGAGGGCGCCGAGACGCAGGCGGTCACCACGAGTGCCGACGGCACCGTCTTCGTCGTCGTCGAGGTCCGGGACGGCGACTGGGTGCTCGCCGTCCCCGACGGCGGTGGCGCGGGCCCGGTGCTCGCCCAGTTCCCGGATCCCGCGCACGACTACGCGCTGGAGGTCGAGCCGGCGCAGGAGTGGGCACTGCTGCCCTCGCTCGGCGGCGTCCGGGCGATCGACCTGCGCACCGGGGAGCAGCCGCCGCCGCTGGACCTCGGCTGCGCCGGCGGGCTGCACGTGCGCGGGATCGTCCCGACGGCGGCCGGGGCCGCGGTCTTCGGCGAGTGCGGGGCGGTCGCCCAGCGCACGGCGCTGCTCTGGCTGGTCGGTCCGTGACACGGGCCGGGCTGCTGGTGGTGGGCGCGCTGCTCGCCATCGCGTCCGGTTGTCCGGCGGAGCCGCACCCGGTGCCGGAGCCGACGTCCTCCCCGCAGCCGTCGCACACGGCGCTGCCCGGCCGCCCGACCACCGCCTCCACCGGCCTGCCGGCCTACACCGGCCCGCCGGCGAACGCCCCGCCGAGCACCGGCCCGCTGACCACGCTGCGGGCCGCGGTCGACCTGACGCCGGCGACCCAGGGTGCGTTCTGGCGGGCCGACGAGGCGGTCGCGGCCCCGGACGGCGGCGCGTACGTCGTCCTCAGCTCGGAGGGACCGGGGCGGCCGCAGCGGCTGGCCACCGTGGCGCGGACCGGGGACGGCTTCGCGGTGACCGGGTCGGTCGCCGTGCCGCGGGTCGACCACGTGGTGGGCGCGCACCTGCTGCCCGACGGGACGGTGGCGGTCGCCGGCCGGCTGTCCTCGTCCGACCTCGGTCTGGAGGTGGTGGACCCGCGCACCGGCGCCACCCGCGCCGTCCCGCTCGTGCCGTACGAGCGGGGGACGACGTCGGCCGACCTGCGCACCGCCCTCTCCCCCGACGGGCGCACGCTGTACCTGGTCGCCACGGTGACCATCGGCCGGCGGGTCAGCGAGACGCTGTCCGCGGTCGATCCGCTCGCCGGCACGGTGCTCGCCCAGCGCGGCCTGATCGACGACGTCTCGCTCGTCTCCGTCTACCCGATGGGTCGGCAGCTGGCCGGCCTGGTCGCCCGGCCCGGCGGCGGCGCGACCGTCGTCTTCGACGCCTCGCCGACCGAGGTGGCGCAGCTGCGCATCCCCACGCTGCTGCGCTACGACGCCTCGCTCACCACCCTCGAGGAGCCGGTGCGGGTGACCAGCCTGGCCGAGCGGGCCGAGACGCAGTCGGTGGCGGTCGGCATCGACGGCACCGTGTTCCTCGTGGTCGACGTCCCGGACGGCGCCTGGATCCTCGCGGTGCCGGACGGCGGCGGAGCGGGCCCGGTGCTCGTGCAGCTGACCGATCGGATCTTCGACTACGCGCTCACGGTGGAGCCCGCGCAGCAGTGGGCGCTGCTGCCGGCGATCGAGGGGGCGCGGGCGGTCGACCTGCGCACCGGCGAGATCCGGGGGCCGCTCGACGTCGGCTGCTCGCTGGGGCCGGACGTCCGGGCGATCGCGCCGGCGTGGCAGGACGCCGGAGCGCTCGTGGTCGGCCAGTGCGACGTCGGCAGCCGGTGGGTGGAGATGCTCTGGATCGCCGGCCCCTAGAGCGCGCCGGCCAAACGGTCGAGGAAGGGCAGCTGGCCCTTCACCAGCTTCTCCCGCGCGGTGCCCAGGTCGACCCACTCCGCGCGGTCGATCTCCGGGAACTCCTGCATCCGCCCCGAGCGCGGCGGCCACTCCAGCTCGAAGGTGTTGCTGACGCAGGCGGTCGCGTCCAGGTCGCCCTCTGCCGCCCAGACGGTGATCGACTTGCCGCTCGCCTTCACCTCGCCGAGCGGCGTGAAGTCCGACGCCGGGCAGGGCGAGCCGAGCTCCTCCTCGAACTCGCGCAGCGCGACGGCGAACGCCTCCTCGCCGTCCTCGACCTCGCCCTTGGGGATCGACCAGCCGTGGGCGTCCTTCTTGGCCCAGAACGGGCCGCCCATGTGCCCGATCAGCACCTCCACGCCGGTCCCGGCCCGCCGGTAGAGCAGCACACCCGCACTGGTCCTGGCCATCGCCGTCATCGTCCCCCGGCG
Protein-coding regions in this window:
- a CDS encoding NUDIX domain-containing protein — protein: MARTSAGVLLYRRAGTGVEVLIGHMGGPFWAKKDAHGWSIPKGEVEDGEEAFAVALREFEEELGSPCPASDFTPLGEVKASGKSITVWAAEGDLDATACVSNTFELEWPPRSGRMQEFPEIDRAEWVDLGTAREKLVKGQLPFLDRLAGAL